The following proteins come from a genomic window of Alicyclobacillus dauci:
- the rpoE gene encoding DNA-directed RNA polymerase subunit delta, translated as MAVTLTRPDHEIQQMPLVELAYEILKVKKEPLYFRDIMKEIQELRNLSEEEVNEVIARVFTEINIDGRFICIGQNVWGLNRWYPTDKVADRLSGKKFVRKTGDAFGDDDDDDEEYEDVDVAELDDNDFVTPPSDDEDEVDFDAASEDEEEAVADEDYVDDDEDAEEDTLYEEEDEEEEEED; from the coding sequence ATGGCTGTCACGTTGACGCGGCCGGATCACGAGATCCAGCAAATGCCGTTGGTGGAGCTTGCCTACGAGATCCTCAAGGTAAAAAAAGAGCCGCTTTATTTTCGCGATATAATGAAGGAAATTCAGGAACTCCGGAATCTCTCCGAGGAAGAGGTCAACGAGGTCATTGCACGGGTCTTTACTGAAATCAACATTGACGGTCGTTTTATTTGCATTGGGCAGAACGTCTGGGGATTGAATCGTTGGTATCCGACGGACAAAGTTGCGGATCGGTTAAGTGGTAAGAAGTTCGTTCGCAAAACGGGCGACGCCTTTGGCGATGACGACGATGATGATGAAGAGTATGAAGACGTCGATGTTGCCGAGTTGGACGACAACGACTTCGTTACACCGCCGTCTGACGACGAGGATGAAGTGGACTTTGATGCTGCTTCGGAAGATGAGGAAGAAGCCGTCGCGGATGAAGACTACGTAGACGACGACGAAGACGCTGAGGAAGACACGTTGTACGAAGAGGAAGATGAAGAAGAAGAGGAAGAAGACTGA
- a CDS encoding CTP synthase, with protein sequence MSTKYIFVTGGVVSGLGKGITAASLGRLLKNRGLQVTIQKFDPYINVDPGTMSPYQHGEVFVTDDGAETDLDLGHYERFIDNNLSQANNVTSGRIYWSVISKERRGDYLGGTVQVIPHVTNEIKERIMQAAKPDTDIVITEIGGTVGDIESQPFLEAIREMKGEVGRNNVLYIHVTLIPYLKMASEVKTKPTQHSVASLRSIGISPNIIVCRTEVPLSDDVKRKIALFCDTDEDSVIEARDADVIYEVPLMLREEGLDDIVLRQLGIDAPAPDMDEWVRMVNRVKGLHRQTTIAIVGKYVALPDAYASVMAALNHGGFENDAHVDLRWVQAEDVNELNVDELLSGVDGILVPGGFGDRGIEGKIVACRYARERNIPYFGICLGMQIAVIEYARNVAKLSGAHTSEIKPDTPYPVIDLLPEQKDVQDMGGTMRLGAYPCRVRSDSLAAKAYQTDWVSERHRHRYEFNNEFRATLEESGLAITGTSPDGRLVEIVELPDHCWFVGVQFHPEFTSRPNRAQPLFREFIAASLKYQADR encoded by the coding sequence ATGAGCACGAAATATATTTTCGTGACCGGTGGCGTCGTTTCCGGACTCGGTAAAGGGATTACCGCCGCATCTTTGGGACGCTTGCTCAAAAATCGCGGGCTGCAGGTGACAATACAAAAGTTTGATCCGTACATTAATGTCGATCCCGGAACAATGAGCCCCTATCAACACGGCGAAGTGTTCGTCACAGATGACGGTGCGGAAACGGACCTCGACCTAGGTCACTACGAACGATTTATTGACAATAATCTCAGTCAGGCAAACAACGTTACAAGCGGACGAATCTACTGGTCGGTTATCTCCAAGGAGCGTCGTGGGGATTACTTAGGCGGTACGGTTCAAGTGATTCCTCATGTGACCAACGAAATTAAAGAGCGTATTATGCAGGCTGCCAAGCCGGACACGGACATCGTGATCACGGAGATTGGCGGTACCGTAGGCGATATCGAAAGCCAACCGTTTCTCGAAGCGATTCGGGAGATGAAAGGCGAAGTCGGCCGCAACAACGTCCTCTATATTCACGTCACCCTAATTCCGTACTTGAAAATGGCCAGTGAAGTAAAAACGAAGCCAACGCAACACAGTGTTGCATCCCTTCGCAGCATCGGTATCAGTCCGAATATCATTGTCTGCCGGACAGAGGTGCCGCTCAGCGATGATGTGAAGCGTAAGATCGCTCTGTTCTGTGATACAGATGAAGATTCCGTCATTGAAGCACGTGATGCGGATGTCATTTATGAAGTTCCTTTGATGCTGCGTGAAGAAGGCCTTGATGACATTGTTTTGCGCCAACTTGGCATTGACGCACCCGCACCAGATATGGATGAGTGGGTACGCATGGTGAACCGCGTCAAAGGGTTACATCGTCAGACGACCATCGCGATTGTTGGCAAGTACGTTGCATTGCCGGACGCATACGCGAGCGTCATGGCTGCTCTGAACCACGGTGGCTTTGAAAATGACGCACATGTAGACCTGCGATGGGTCCAGGCTGAAGATGTCAACGAATTAAATGTGGACGAGCTGCTGTCAGGAGTGGATGGAATCCTCGTGCCTGGTGGCTTTGGAGATAGAGGGATTGAGGGGAAGATCGTCGCGTGCCGTTATGCTCGCGAGCGAAATATCCCGTACTTTGGTATTTGCTTGGGAATGCAAATTGCCGTGATCGAATACGCGCGCAATGTCGCTAAACTCAGCGGTGCACACACGAGTGAAATTAAGCCGGATACACCGTATCCAGTTATCGATTTGCTCCCAGAACAGAAGGACGTCCAGGACATGGGCGGTACGATGCGTCTTGGCGCATATCCTTGCCGTGTTCGGTCGGATTCCCTTGCAGCGAAAGCATATCAGACGGATTGGGTTTCGGAACGGCATCGTCATCGTTATGAATTTAACAACGAGTTCCGTGCTACCTTGGAAGAGTCGGGATTGGCCATCACGGGTACGTCGCCGGATGGGAGACTCGTTGAGATCGTTGAACTTCCTGATCATTGTTGGTTTGTGGGTGTTCAGTTCCACCCCGAGTTCACTTCGCGACCAAACCGTGCTCAGCCGTTGTTCCGTGAGTTTATTGCGGCGAGCCTCAAGTATCAAGCGGATCGATAA
- a CDS encoding 3-hydroxybutyryl-CoA dehydrogenase — MAKTIQTVLVVGAGQMGNGIAQVVATAGLEVILNDISFDYAQKGYENIDKNLSRQVSKGRITEEDKAAILSRIQLSDDIADGRDADMAIEAATENLDIKLDIFRKLDHTLKEGAILASNTSSLPITEIAAVTSRPELVIGMHFMNPVPVMQLVEVIRGLATDEEVYQTVVDLAKQLSKHPVEVQDFPGFVSNRVLMPMINEAIYCVYEGVSSPQDIDAVMKMGMNHPMGPLTLADFIGLDTCLSIMEVLYEGFGDSKYRPCPLLRKYVKAGWLGKKTGRGFYVYE; from the coding sequence ATGGCTAAAACGATTCAAACCGTACTGGTTGTGGGTGCTGGTCAAATGGGGAACGGCATCGCCCAAGTGGTGGCGACTGCCGGCCTGGAAGTCATTTTGAATGACATCTCTTTTGACTATGCGCAAAAGGGGTACGAAAACATAGATAAAAACCTGTCTCGGCAGGTTTCCAAAGGACGCATAACGGAAGAGGACAAGGCGGCCATTCTCAGCCGCATCCAGCTCTCGGACGACATCGCGGATGGCCGGGATGCAGACATGGCGATAGAAGCGGCAACGGAAAACCTGGACATCAAGTTGGACATCTTCCGCAAGCTTGACCATACGCTTAAGGAGGGTGCCATTCTCGCGTCCAATACGTCGTCGCTTCCCATTACGGAGATCGCTGCTGTGACGAGTCGGCCAGAGTTGGTCATTGGCATGCACTTTATGAATCCAGTGCCTGTCATGCAACTGGTGGAAGTCATTCGGGGGCTGGCGACGGACGAGGAAGTCTATCAAACGGTTGTCGATCTCGCCAAACAACTCAGCAAACACCCCGTCGAGGTACAGGACTTCCCTGGCTTTGTGTCGAACCGCGTCTTGATGCCGATGATCAATGAGGCGATTTATTGTGTCTACGAGGGCGTATCCAGCCCGCAGGATATCGACGCGGTCATGAAGATGGGCATGAACCATCCCATGGGACCACTCACGTTGGCCGATTTTATCGGCCTCGACACGTGCTTGTCTATCATGGAAGTGCTGTATGAAGGCTTTGGCGATTCCAAGTATCGTCCCTGCCCGCTCTTGCGCAAATACGTGAAAGCAGGCTGGTTGGGCAAGAAAACTGGACGGGGATTCTACGTCTACGAGTAA
- a CDS encoding acyl-CoA dehydrogenase, producing the protein MLSFDFSEEQLALRETVSRFAREVISPRAIQLDETDEFPHDIVKQMGGLGLLGLPIPEEYGGVGADFISYISAIEEISYASAALGVMLAVHTSVGSFPILYFGTDEQKQAYLPRLASGEWIGAFALTEPSAGSDAGGIRTRAVKQGDEYILNGEKIFITNAREANLFCVFAVTDPTKGKRGVSAFLVERDTPGFTIGPTEKKMGLHGSSTCALTFNDAHIPAASLLGQEGEGFRIAMQLLDGGRIGIAAQAQGIARSALDLTARYVQDRQQFGRPLAQLQAVQMLLADMATRVEAAHWLIYHAAKLKDAGKPCGKEASMAKLFASDGAMSVTTDAVQLHGGYGYIREYHVERLMRDAKVTQIYEGTNQIQRVVIARQLLKETLKK; encoded by the coding sequence ATGCTCAGCTTTGACTTTAGTGAAGAGCAATTGGCTCTTCGCGAAACGGTGTCCCGCTTTGCACGAGAAGTCATCTCGCCGCGGGCCATCCAGTTGGATGAAACGGATGAATTCCCCCATGACATCGTCAAGCAGATGGGCGGGCTAGGCCTGCTCGGCCTCCCGATTCCCGAGGAGTACGGGGGCGTGGGCGCGGACTTCATCTCGTACATCAGTGCCATTGAAGAAATTTCCTACGCTTCGGCCGCTCTCGGTGTCATGTTGGCCGTTCACACGTCAGTCGGATCGTTTCCCATTCTCTATTTCGGGACGGACGAGCAGAAACAAGCGTACTTGCCTCGCTTGGCGTCGGGTGAGTGGATCGGGGCGTTTGCTTTGACCGAGCCGTCGGCCGGATCGGACGCGGGTGGGATTCGGACACGCGCGGTAAAACAAGGGGATGAATACATTCTCAACGGCGAAAAGATATTCATCACGAACGCTAGGGAAGCGAACCTCTTTTGCGTGTTTGCTGTGACCGATCCGACGAAAGGAAAACGCGGCGTCTCAGCGTTTTTGGTCGAGCGCGATACCCCTGGTTTCACTATCGGGCCCACGGAGAAGAAAATGGGCCTCCACGGCTCTTCCACGTGTGCGCTGACGTTCAACGATGCACACATCCCTGCGGCCAGTCTCCTCGGTCAAGAGGGCGAGGGCTTTCGCATCGCCATGCAGCTGTTGGACGGTGGACGTATCGGCATTGCCGCGCAAGCACAGGGAATTGCCCGTTCGGCCTTGGATTTGACGGCACGCTACGTTCAAGATCGACAACAGTTCGGTCGCCCCCTTGCGCAATTGCAAGCTGTCCAGATGCTGCTCGCCGACATGGCAACGCGCGTGGAAGCAGCGCACTGGCTGATCTACCACGCGGCCAAGCTCAAAGACGCGGGCAAGCCTTGCGGCAAAGAGGCGTCGATGGCGAAGTTATTCGCATCGGACGGCGCGATGTCCGTCACGACTGACGCGGTTCAGTTGCACGGGGGCTATGGGTACATTCGCGAATACCACGTTGAGCGCCTTATGCGCGACGCCAAGGTGACGCAAATTTACGAAGGTACGAATCAGATTCAGCGCGTGGTTATTGCGCGTCAATTGCTCAAAGAGACCCTGAAAAAATAG
- the meaB gene encoding methylmalonyl Co-A mutase-associated GTPase MeaB — MSHALVDRIRQGDRRALARVLSYLADDHPEKETLLEALYPFSDRARIVGFTGAPGAGKSTLVDQVIKHLRSLDQTVGVLAVDPSSPFTGGSLLGDRVRMAHHSGDPGVFIRSVSNRGYQGGMASATREMLMAMSAFGCDTILLETVGVGQAELDVLHVADTVALVLTPGAGDAVQASKAGIMEIGDIFVLNKADDPGAASMFRALTLMVHEKTLWRNGWQPPIVKTIATVGEGVEEVWQAVLRHDEHMKQRPDVEQRAQVRRRSHILALLEQGLKARVLQRMHDDETWRVLIEDQTDVSPTQVAARLLADVWRRG; from the coding sequence ATGAGTCATGCGTTGGTGGATCGAATTCGTCAGGGGGACAGACGGGCTCTTGCCCGTGTACTCTCCTACTTGGCGGATGACCATCCTGAGAAAGAAACGTTACTGGAGGCGCTCTATCCATTTTCGGACAGGGCGCGCATTGTGGGCTTCACCGGTGCACCCGGTGCGGGAAAATCAACATTGGTCGATCAGGTCATCAAACACCTCCGATCCCTCGACCAAACCGTTGGCGTTCTTGCCGTCGATCCGTCGAGCCCCTTCACGGGCGGTTCACTCCTGGGCGATCGCGTCCGCATGGCCCACCACAGCGGCGACCCCGGCGTGTTTATCCGAAGCGTGAGCAACCGCGGCTATCAAGGTGGCATGGCATCAGCAACGCGCGAGATGTTGATGGCCATGAGCGCATTCGGATGCGATACCATCTTGTTGGAAACCGTTGGCGTTGGGCAGGCTGAGCTTGATGTACTACACGTGGCCGACACAGTGGCACTGGTCTTGACTCCTGGCGCCGGCGATGCCGTACAGGCGTCGAAGGCGGGGATCATGGAGATCGGCGATATATTCGTGCTCAACAAAGCCGACGATCCAGGCGCGGCTTCCATGTTCCGCGCATTAACTCTGATGGTTCATGAAAAGACGTTGTGGCGAAACGGTTGGCAGCCGCCCATTGTCAAAACCATCGCCACTGTCGGCGAAGGCGTAGAGGAAGTCTGGCAGGCCGTTCTGCGTCACGACGAGCACATGAAACAGCGACCCGACGTCGAACAACGAGCGCAAGTCCGTCGCCGATCGCACATTCTTGCCCTCCTCGAGCAGGGCTTGAAAGCACGCGTCCTCCAGCGCATGCATGACGACGAGACGTGGCGAGTCCTCATCGAGGACCAGACGGATGTCAGCCCCACACAGGTTGCCGCGCGACTGCTGGCGGATGTGTGGAGACGCGGGTAG
- a CDS encoding enoyl-CoA hydratase/isomerase family protein, whose product MTEANLIQVNIDEQIAVLSLNRPAQRNALNRAVLSELGANIAMLSGRRDLRAVIIRGEGKAFAAGADISEMQAMTAQEAEQFARFGQRVFTALENLPQPTIALVHGFALGGGMELSMACDVRIAAEGGQFGQPEVTLGVLPGFGGSQRLPRIIGQGRALDMLLTGKRIDAQTALAYGLVSQVVSEDALLDAGIAYANQLKALGPVALGYVKRAVYDGAELDLSKGQAMEANLFGLTFATRDQKEGMNAFLAKRSAEFRGE is encoded by the coding sequence TTGACTGAAGCGAATTTGATCCAGGTGAACATTGACGAGCAGATAGCTGTTTTGTCGCTCAATCGACCAGCGCAGCGCAATGCCCTCAACCGGGCGGTTCTCTCTGAGCTGGGTGCGAATATCGCCATGCTGTCCGGCAGACGCGATTTGCGCGCCGTCATCATTCGGGGCGAAGGCAAAGCGTTTGCGGCGGGTGCGGACATCTCGGAAATGCAGGCGATGACTGCACAGGAAGCAGAGCAGTTTGCACGGTTTGGACAACGGGTGTTCACGGCGCTCGAAAACCTTCCGCAGCCCACCATCGCGCTTGTTCATGGGTTTGCTCTCGGCGGGGGCATGGAGCTGTCGATGGCGTGTGACGTTCGCATTGCTGCCGAAGGCGGGCAATTCGGACAACCCGAAGTAACGCTTGGCGTGCTGCCTGGATTCGGCGGCAGTCAGCGCCTGCCCCGTATCATTGGCCAAGGCCGGGCGCTTGATATGTTGCTGACGGGGAAGCGCATCGACGCCCAAACGGCGCTCGCTTATGGGCTTGTCAGTCAAGTTGTTTCGGAAGATGCACTCCTTGATGCAGGCATTGCCTATGCAAATCAACTAAAGGCCTTGGGGCCAGTTGCCCTTGGCTATGTGAAGCGCGCTGTTTATGACGGCGCTGAGCTCGATTTAAGCAAGGGTCAAGCCATGGAGGCAAATCTCTTTGGTCTCACGTTCGCGACGCGTGATCAAAAGGAGGGCATGAACGCCTTTTTAGCAAAGCGATCCGCTGAATTCCGAGGCGAATAA
- a CDS encoding acyl-CoA dehydrogenase → MQFVLSKEHQQLRDMVRSFAEKEVAPGAADRDRDASFDIDIFHKMGDLGLTGIPWPEQYGGAEMDYLGYVIAVEELSRVCASTGVTLSAHTSLAGWPIYKFGTEQQKQKYLRPMAEGKWLGAYGLTEPGSGSDAGGMRTTAKRDGDSYILNGNKVFITNAGPAHVYVVFALTDPEKRTRGVSAFIVEAGTPGFRIGKHEDKMGIRGSTTAELVFEDCRIPAENLLGDEGFGFKIAMMTLDGGRNGIAAQALGIAQGAFEFARNYAKERKQFGHPIADLQAIQFKLADMATKIEAARLLTYQAAWLESSGLPYSQASAMSKVFASDTAMEVTTEAVQILGGYGFIKEYPVERMMRDAKITQIYEGTNEIQRVVIARGILKGN, encoded by the coding sequence TTGCAGTTTGTACTCAGCAAAGAACACCAACAGTTGCGTGACATGGTTCGATCCTTCGCCGAGAAGGAAGTTGCACCTGGCGCGGCGGATCGGGACAGAGACGCTTCATTCGATATCGATATCTTTCATAAAATGGGCGATCTCGGCCTCACCGGCATCCCCTGGCCCGAACAGTATGGCGGCGCGGAGATGGATTACCTCGGATACGTCATTGCCGTAGAAGAATTATCTCGCGTTTGCGCATCCACTGGTGTCACGCTATCTGCACACACCAGTCTTGCAGGGTGGCCAATATACAAGTTCGGCACAGAGCAACAAAAACAGAAGTATTTGCGGCCCATGGCGGAGGGAAAATGGCTTGGTGCATACGGTTTGACGGAACCAGGTTCCGGCTCCGACGCCGGAGGCATGCGCACGACGGCGAAGCGTGACGGGGACAGCTATATCTTGAACGGGAACAAGGTCTTCATCACGAACGCCGGGCCCGCACACGTGTATGTTGTCTTCGCCCTGACTGACCCGGAGAAACGCACCCGTGGCGTGTCCGCATTTATCGTCGAAGCAGGCACCCCTGGATTCCGCATCGGCAAACACGAAGACAAAATGGGCATTCGGGGTTCCACGACAGCGGAACTCGTCTTCGAGGACTGCCGCATTCCCGCCGAAAACCTTCTTGGCGACGAAGGTTTCGGTTTCAAAATCGCCATGATGACACTGGATGGCGGTCGGAACGGAATTGCCGCGCAGGCGCTCGGAATTGCCCAAGGCGCTTTTGAGTTTGCACGCAATTATGCGAAGGAGCGCAAACAATTTGGGCATCCCATTGCGGACTTGCAGGCCATTCAATTTAAACTGGCCGACATGGCGACGAAAATCGAGGCCGCTCGCCTGTTGACGTACCAAGCAGCTTGGTTGGAGTCGAGCGGGCTTCCGTATAGCCAAGCATCGGCCATGAGCAAGGTGTTCGCCTCCGACACGGCTATGGAAGTGACGACCGAAGCGGTGCAGATCCTGGGCGGTTACGGATTTATCAAGGAGTATCCGGTCGAGCGGATGATGCGTGACGCCAAGATCACGCAGATCTACGAGGGTACGAACGAGATTCAACGCGTCGTCATCGCGAGAGGAATTTTGAAAGGCAACTAA